A genomic region of Pongo pygmaeus isolate AG05252 chromosome 7, NHGRI_mPonPyg2-v2.0_pri, whole genome shotgun sequence contains the following coding sequences:
- the ZHX2 gene encoding zinc fingers and homeoboxes protein 2, giving the protein MASKRKSTTPCMVRTSQVVEQDVPEEVDRAKEKGIGTPQPDVAKDSWAAELENSSKENEVIEVKSMGESQSKKLQGGYECKYCPYSTQNLNEFTEHVDMQHPNVILNPLYVCAECNFTTKKYDSLSDHNSKFHPGEANFKLKLIKRNNQTVLEQSIEATNHVVSITTSGPGTGDSDSGISVSKTPIMKPGKPKADAKKVPKKPEEITPENHVEGTARLVTDTAEILSRLGGVELLQDTLGHVMPSVQLPPNINLVPKVPVPLNTTKYNSALDTNATMINSFNKFPYPTQAELSWLTAASKHPEEHIRIWFATQRLKHGISWSPEEVEEARKKMFNGTIQSVPPTITVLPAQLAPTKVTQPILQTALPCQILGQTSLVLTQVTSGSTTVSCSPITLAVAGVTNHGQKRPLVTPQAAPEPKRPHIAQVPEPPPKVANPPLTPASDRKKTKEQIAHLKASFLQSQFPDDAEVYRLIEVTGLARSEIKKWFSDHRYRCQRGIVHITSESLAKEQLAIAASRHGRTYHAYPDFAPQKFKEKTQGQVKILEDSFLKSSFPTQAELDRLRVETKLSRREIDSWFSERRKLRDSMEQAVLDSMGSGKKGQDVGAPNGALSRLDQLSGAQLTSSLPSPSPAIAKSQEQVHLLRSTFARTQWPTPQEYDQLAAKTGLVRTEIVRWFKENRCLLKTGTVKWMEQYQHQPVADDHGYDAVARKATKPMAESPKNGGDVVPQYYKDPKKLCEEDLEKLVPRVKVGSEPAKDCLPAKPSEATSDPSEGSSRDGQGSDENEESSVVDYVEVTVGEEDAISDRSDSWSQAAAEGVAELAESDSDCVPAEAGQA; this is encoded by the coding sequence ATGGCTAGCAAACGAAAATCTACAACTCCATGCATGGTTCGGACATCACAAGTAGTAGAACAAGATGTGCCCGAGGAGGTAGACAGGGCCAAAGAGAAAGGAATCGGCACACCACAGCCTGACGTGGCCAAGGACAGTTGGGCAGCAGAacttgaaaactcttccaaagaaaatgaagtgaTAGAGGTGAAATCTATGGGGGAAAGCCAGTCCAAAAAACTCCAAGGTGGTTATGAGTGCAAATACTGCCCCTACTCCACGCAAAACCTGAACGAGTTCACGGAGCACGTTGACATGCAGCATCCCAATGTGATTCTCAACCCCCTCTACGTGTGTGCAGAATGTAACTTCACAACCAAAAAGTACGACTCCCTGTCCGACCACAACTCCAAGTTCCATCCTGGGGAGGCCAACTTCAAGCTGAAGTTAATTAAACGCAATAATCAAACTGTCTTGGAACAGTCCATCGAAGCCACCAACCATGTCGTGTCCATCACCACCAGCGGCCCTGGAACTGGTGACAGTGATTCTGGGATCTCGGTGAGTAAAACCCCCATCATGAAGCCTGGAAAACCAAAAGCGGATGCCAAGAAGGTGCCCAAGAAGCCTGAAGAGATCACCCCCGAGAACCACGTGGAAGGGACCGCCCGCCTGGTGACAGACACAGCTGAGATCCTCTCGAGACTCGGCGGTGTGGAGCTCCTCCAAGACACATTAGGACACGTCATGCCTTCTGTACAGCTGCCACCAAATATCAACCTTGTGCCCAAGGTCCCCGTCCCACTAAATACTACCAAATACAACTCTGCCCTGGATACAAATGCCACGATGATCAACTCTTTCAACAAGTTTCCTTACCCAACCCAGGCTGAGTTGTCCTGGCTGACAGCTGCCTCCAAACACCCAGAGGAGCACATCAGAATCTGGTTTGCCACCCAGCGCTTAAAGCATGGCATCAGCTGGTCCccagaagaggtggaggaggccCGGAAGAAGATGTTCAACGGCACCATACAGTCAGTACCCCCGACCATCACTGTGCTGCCCGCCCAGTTGGCCCCCACAAAGGTGACGCAGCCCATCCTCCAGACGGCTCTACCGTGCCAGATCCTCGGCCAGACTAGCCTGGTGCTGACTCAGGTGACCAGCGGGTCGACAACCGTCTCTTGCTCCCCCATCACGCTTGCCGTGGCAGGAGTCACCAACCACGGCCAGAAGAGACCCTTGGTGACTCCCCAAGCTGCCCCCGAACCCAAGCGTCCACACATCGCTCAGGTGCCAGAGCCCCCACCCAAGGTGGCCAACCCCCCACTCACGCCAGCCAGTGACCGCAAGAAGACAAAGGAGCAGATAGCACATCTCAAGGCCAGCTTTCTCCAGAGCCAGTTCCCTGACGATGCTGAGGTTTACCGGCTCATCGAGGTGACTGGCCTTGCCAGGAGCGAGATCAAGAAGTGGTTCAGTGACCACCGGTATCGGTGTCAAAGGGGCATCGTCCACATCACCAGCGAATCCCTTGCCAAAGAGCAGTTGGCCATCGCAGCCTCCCGACACGGTCGCACGTACCACGCGTACCCAGACTTTGCCCCCCAGAAGTTCAAAGAGAAAACACAGGGTCAGGTTAAAATCTTGGAAGACAGCTTTTTGAAAAGTTCTTTTCCTACCCAAGCAGAACTGGATCGGCTAAGGGTGGAGACCAAGCTGAGCAGGAGAGAGATCGACTCCTGGTTCTCGGAGAGGCGGAAGCTTCGAGACAGCATGGAACAAGCTGTCTTGGATTCCATGGGGTCTGGCAAAAAAGGCCAAGATGTGGGAGCCCCCAACGGTGCTCTGTCTCGACTCGACCAGCTCTCCGGTGCCCAGTTAACCAGTTCTCTGCCCAGCCCTTCGCCAGCAATTGCAAAAAGTCAAGAACAGGTTCATCTCCTGAGGAGCACGTTTGCAAGAACCCAGTGGCCTACTCCCCAGGAGTACGACCAGTTAGCGGCCAAGACTGGCCTGGTCCGAACTGAGATTGTACGTTGGTTCAAGGAGAACAGATGCTTGCTGAAAACGGGAACCGTGAAGTGGATGGAGCAGTATCAGCACCAGCCCGTGGCAGATGATCACGGCTACGATGCCGTAGCAAGGAAAGCAACAAAACCCATGGCCGAGAGCCCAAAGAACGGGGGTGACGTGGTTCCACAATATTACAAGGACCCCAAAAAGCTCTGCGAAGAGGACTTGGAGAAGTTGGTGCCCAGGGTAAAGGTAGGCAGCGAGCCAGCAAAAGACTGTTTGCCAGCAAAGCCCTCAGAGGCCACCTCAGACCCGTCAGAGGGCAGCAGCCGGGACGGCCAGGGCAGCGACGAGAACGAGGAGTCAAGCGTTGTGGATTACGTGGAGGTGACGGTCGGGGAGGAGGATGCCATCTCAGATAGATCAGATAGCTGGAGTCAGGCTGCAGCAGAAGGCGTGGCGGAACTGGCTGAATCGGACTCCGACTGTGTCCCTGCAGAAGCTGGCCAGGCCTAG